One Gemmatimonadaceae bacterium genomic window, CCCCGCTGACGATCCGCGCGTGCGGAGCACCGTCGAACAAATCGAGAAGCGGCTCGTCGTCGATGGGCTCGTCCTTCGGTACGACAGCGAAAAGACGGACGACGGACTACCCGGGGGCGAAGGCGCGTTCCTCGCGTGCAGCTTCTGGCTCGCCAACAACTATGTTCTCCTTGGCCGTCACGCTGACGCGCGCAAGCTGTTCGAACGTCTGCTGTCCTTGTCCAACGACGTCGGTCTCCTCTCCGAGGAGTACGATCCACGCGCGAAGCGGCTGGTCGGAAACTTCCCGCAGGCGTTTTCGCATGTCGCGGTTGTCGGCACCGCGTTCAATCTCGCCCGCACAGACAGGTTCGAGGAGCGGAAGCCGGTCCGCGAGCAACGTGAGCGCGTAGAGACGTAGCTTGTCATCCTGAGCGAAGCGCTGACGCTCCTCAGGATGAGCGAAGGGCCTTGGCCTGGTGCTTGCCCGGCACCGCTGCAATGGTCATCAAGGGATTTCACGTCGGTCGGCTGTTGAAGGAGGTCGGCAAGGCGATCTGGGCCGACAACATCCTCACGATCGCTGCGGCGGTCGCGTACAACTTCTTCTTCTCGATCTTTCCGCTGCTGCTCTTCGCCGCGCCGCTGCTCAGTCTCGTGGGCAACAAGCAGGTGCTCTTCGGCTGGATCCTGCAACAGTTGGCGACGACGGTGCCACCGGCGGCATACACGATGCTCGCGGGTGTCGCGCACGATGTGGTCTTCGCGCCGAGCGCGCCCGGTCTCGTCTCGATCGGCGCGCTGCTCACGGCGTACTCGGCATCGAACATCTTTGGTTCGTTGATGGGCGCGCTGAACATCGCATACCACGTGAAGAACGACCGGCGTCCCTGGTGGAAGCAGCGATTGATTCAGCTCGGCATGGTCGTCGTTGCCGGCGGTCTGCTTGCGATCGCGGCGGCGGTGATGATGGCGGGCCCGAACATCGTCGAGACCGTTGCGCGAGTCACGCGCCTGAGCGGCCTAACGAAGTGGGGCTGGATGATTGTGCAGTATCCGCTCGCGTTCACCTTTCTCGTCGTCGCGTTCTGGTTGATGTACTACATCCTGCCGGATTTTCCGCAGCACAAGCGACAGATCACGGTGGGCGCGATCATCGCGGCGGCGCTGTGGGTCATCGCGACGAGCCTCTTCCGACTGTACGTCGTTCATTTCACAACTTTCAACAAAGCCTACGGTACCATCGGCGGCGTGTTGTTGCTGCTGACGTGGATGTACTACTCGATGGTCGTGGTGTTGGCGGGCGGAGAGCTCAATGCGGAGCTCGCGAAAGGGACGGCCGAAGTGGCGCCTCAGCCCAAGACGGAGTACGACAAGCAAGTGGCGGCGGCACAAAGCGAGCGCGCTGCGCAGGATCGGCACGAGGAGAAGAAGAAGGAGCAGAAGGAAGTCCGCTCGGCGGCCAAGCGCGAACAGCTCGCGAAGGAATAGCTCGCGCCATTCCTAGGCGACGGTGCCGACGTCGCTCAGCGGCCCGACGTCGGCGTGAGCAACGTCGGGTCGCTGCACCAACCATTCGAGGACGGCGTCACGATCGGCGTCTGTCGCCTGCATGCCCTCTCCGGCCACGACGAGCGCCGACAAGCTGCCGGTGACGACGAGGGCGCGCGAGAATAGGAATTCCGACAGCCGCCGCGAAAAATCATCGGCGTCCGTGCCGGCGCGAAGCCGGACACGAATGAGGAAACCAAAAACCGGACAGGCGGGAGACACGGGGAAGCTAGATCATTCGGTGCTTGCACTCCTCAGATGACAGGAGCGGCTACGGTGCCCGCACTCGATCGAGCACGAAGTGTATCGCGTCGATCACGAGCTGCGGCTCCTCGTGCTGCGTATCGTGGCCGCTGTGCGTCGTCTCGATGTGAAGGCCATTCCGCGAACGCTGAAACCACTCGTCGTGCAGCGCTCGCCAGACAACGTGGCCTTCGGGCCGCCCATTCACGTACGGCGCCTTCGGATCTGCTTTCATGCTCGTGATCACGGCGATCGGTATGTCGGGGAGCGGCGTTAGGCCCTCGACGGCGCCCGCGGCCTGAATGCGAACGGTCTCGCGTGTCTCGGCCGCCTGCGCGCCGGGCGGCGTCGTCTTGAGAATCGAATCGAAGAATTGCCGGAACGCGGCGGGGTAGCTGCTGTCGATCATGCCCCAACGCTTCACCTGTTGCTCGTGAGTGCCTTCGACGATCACGAGGCCGGCGACATCCTTCGGATACCGCGACGTGTAGAGCCTAACGAGGATGCTGCCATACGAGCGACCGACCAACACGAACGGCGTCGGCAGGCGGAGCCGGGTGAGGAGCTCGTGCAGCTCCGTCACTTCCTGTCGCGCCGAGCGATCAGCGGGGCCCGTCTCGGACCGGCCGAAGCCGGCGCGCGAGTACGCGATGACCGTCGCGCTCTTAGCGATCGTTGGCCAGATCGGCGACCACGTGTCGAGCGAGTCTCCGAGGCCCGCCTCGAAGACGACGGCGGGCGTTCCGGAACCAGAGCGGAGCACGTCCAACCGGTAGCCGCCGATATCGACGAGCTGGTGAGTCTGCCCGTTCGCCAGCGCCGGTGCAATCGCAAACAACCACGGACTCAGACTGCGTTTGACTCTCATGGGACGTTTCTCAGCTCCCTGCTACTTGCAGATGAGACCGCGAAAACAACTAAGCGCCTACGTCTCGAACCAGCACCCGAATCTCGCCAAGGTACGCGGCTCCGACGACGCGAACGACCTGAGTAGCACTCTCGATCCCCGTCGGCTCGTGTGCCTGGTTGATTGCGTTGGCCATTAGGGCGAATACGTCGAACATGACGTTCACGCCCGGCGGTACGATCAACGTGACGCGCGAGCCATATGCGCGGGCATCGAGCGTGAATCCCTCGGGGATCGTATTTCCGCGAAGATCGATCTTGACCTCGCCGAGAAATGAGCGTACGCGCAAGAGTCGGGGAACGGCCCACCGTCCGACGCGCCGCACCTCACCCGCCATTGCAAGGATGCGCCGTTCATGGGGCACCTCGACGAGCGCGCTCGAGTCGTCCGCTCGCCCGGGGAAGCTTCCCGGGACTTTGCGAGGTTGTGAAGACGTCATGACCTTCCTACGCCGAAGATGTCGTCGCGGTACCACCGGCCCAAAGTTCGTTAGACGACATTGCCTACCAGATTCCAGGGACGAGCCGTCGAGTTCGCGCCATGTACGCCGTGTAGGGCGCTCCGAGCCGCTCGACCAGCGCGCGCTCTTCGACGCGAATCCGATAGACGAATAACGGCGGCGCGGCAAGCAGGACGATCACCAAGCTGCCCCAATGGGTGAGGCAGAGGGCAAAGCCGAGGTGCAGCAGCAGCGCCGCGGCGTATGACGGATGTCGCAGGAACCGATAGGCGCCGCGCTCGACCACCGGTTGGTCCGGCCGGACCGTTACGGCACCACGAAAGTCCGCGCCGAGCATCCGAAAACAATGTCGGCGGAGCAAGCTCGCGGCGACGAGAATGACAAGCCCGACAACGAACACGGTCGTGCGGTAATGCTGCATGGCGAGGCGCGGCAGGTAGAGGGCGACGACGATCACGACCAACATCTCGACGCGCTGACCCATGACGAGTGGCCCGAACGATGGGTCGCGCGCTGCTGCGTCCGTGTTTCGCTCTGCCCGTCGCGCCTCGCGAAGGATGCGAAACTCCGGCCAGAATGCCCAGAGAAAGACCAGCCAGAATACAAGGCCCAGGGGCCAGGTGAATGGAATGGGAGTTAGCATACGCTCAATGCTGCATCGACGAAACGTCCACCGAAGGTTGCGTCGACACCAAAGTACGTCGCGATGTCGAGCTTGACGAGGACACAGGTAGATTCCAAGGCACCTGGCCCTGGTACGTGGTACCCGGCACCGACATCCCGAAATCCGCGGCATGATCAATCGACGCGCCCTATTCGCCGTCTCCTGCGTGAGTCTCTTCACCTTCGGCATCGTCCTCACGACGCTCGGGGCGGTGCTGCCGTCGATCATCGAGCGCTTCGGCATCGACAAGACCGCTGCCGGGTCGCTGTTTCTGCTCAACACGTTCGGGATCGTCATCGGCTCGATCGTCTTTGGACCGATCGTCGACCGGAACGGCTACAAGGAGATGCTCGTCGTTTCGACGGCGCTCATTATTCTCGGCCTCGAGGCGATCGCGTTCGCGCCATCGATGAACTGGCTGCGGGCAGCAGTGCTGATGACGGGCTTTGGCGCCGGCATCATCAACGGCGGCGCCAATGCCCTCGTGGCCGACATCAGTGTCGACGGGCGGACCGCTGGCTTGAGCAAGCTCCACGTCTTCTTCGGCGCCGGCGCCGTCGGCGTGCCATTCGCGTTAGGCATCCTCCTCGGCAGATTCACATATTCTATATTGATCGCTGCCGTCGGCGCGCTCTGTGTCATTCCGCTCGTGATCACCGCTGTCCCGCACTTTCCGACGCCAAAGCAGGCGCAGGGATTCCCGATCGCGACGGCGAAGGCGCTGCTCCGCGATCCGGTGCTGCTGACATTTGGCGTCATGCTCTTTCTCGAGAGCGGGATGGAGATCACCGTCGGCGGCTGGACGGCGACCTTTTTCAAGGAAGAGCTGCTGATCAGCGATCAGCGCGCGCTGGTGTACCTCGCACTGTACTGGTCTGGCCTCATGGTTGGCCGAATAGCCCTGAGCGCAGTCGTCCGTCGCGTGACGGCGTCGAGAGTGCTCGCGGGTGGCATCACGATCGCCTTCATCGCCGCATGGATCGTCATCACGACGCACGATCCGTCATTCGCCGCGCTCGGGGTCTTTCTCCTTGGCCTGGGCTTCTCGGCCACGTTTCCGGTGGTGCTCGGCCTCATCGCGGATCGGCATGTCGCACTCTCTGGTACCGCTTTCAGCGTTGCGATGGTCATGGCGCTCACCGGCGGAATGCTGATGCCGTATTTGACGGGTGTGTTAGGCACGGCGTACGGACTGCGCGGCTCCTTCCTGATCGTTCCGGCCGCGCTGCTGGGGCTCGCGACACTGCTCGGCGTGGCGAGCTCACGCCTTGTCCGCCACCCTCGGCCAGCCGCGTAGGGCATCGAATTCATTAGGCGATTCTTGCGCATCGGCTTGCGAGTCCATAAGACTTAATTGTCTCAGGAAAGAGGCCGAGATGCGTAGTCGTGTAATTGTCGCAATCGTCGCTCTGGTCGTGCCCGCGGCGCTGAGCGCTCAGCGCATTCCCCTGCCCATTGGGCGACGGCCGGCGCGACCGGAGCCCCTGCCGCCGCAACCCGGACCCATCGCCAACGAGTTGGCCTATAAGCGCTGGCGGATTTCGGTCGAGAGCTACCCGATCGTCAGCTATTTCCAGGCATCGGGCTTTCCATCATGGACAACGCTCGGCATGGGAAGTCGCGCCGATTACATGGTCAATCGGTATGTCTCGGCGACGCTGGACATGACGTCTTCGTTCATCGGCGGCCCCAATATAGTGAACACCGTCGAGGTGGGTACGCGCGCCCATCCCGAATGGGCAGAGCACAAGATTTACCCGTATATCGATCTCCGCGTCGGATACATCGCGTCGTACAACCGGCGATTGGGCTCGATCGACAATAGCTACGCCGATCCGGTCGCCACGGGCAGCTACGGCGCGCCGTACAGCCATGGCTTCGGCGCGATCGGCGGCGGCGGACTGGAGTATGCGCTGACGCATTCGTGGTCGCTCACCACGGGCGCGTCGGTGGTGCAGAGCCGGATGACGCCACACGACCTGTCCAGTCCGGATCTCAATAGGCCATACTCCATGACGGCGATCCGGTACACTTTCGGCGTCCGCTTCAATCCGGTCACGGTGATCAGACAAGGTGGCGACGCACGCTGATGAGAGGATTCTCATAAATGGCCGGTAGCTTTTGCTACCGGCCGTTTTCTTTTGGCGCACTGTATCGTCCTCGAGCGGGCCCTGTTCTTGCGACCGGGCACTCGTTTGGCGAGGTTACGATGTTCCGAATGTCCACTCGGAGCTCCCCCATGCGTGCTGCCATTGCGATGTTCTCACTTGTGTTGCCCGCGGTATTGAGCGCGCAGCGCATCGCCGTTCCCCTGCCAGTGACGACGCCTCGGCCGGCGCGCCCGGCGCCGCTCCCACCGCAGCCGACGCCCATTGCGCAGGACCTCGCGTACAGGCGACTCCGGCTATCGGTAGAGAGTTATCCGATGGTGAGCAGTTTCAGCGCGCCGGGCTATGCTAGCGACGGCCGCTTCGCGAGCTGGAGGAGCTTCGGCACCGGCACTCGAGCGGACTACCGCCTAACGCGCTACCTGTCCGCAACTCTGGACATGACATCGTCCTTTCTTGGAGGCCCCGCATTGGTGGAAACGGCCGAAGTCGGTACGCGGGTTGGCCGTCCGCGCGAGGGAGGTCGATTCTATCCCTTTGCGGATCTGCGCGCCGGCTACATCGCCGCCTTCACCAAAAATGCGGGGTCGATCGTGGGCGTTTATGGCGGCCCGACTCCCCAGGGCTCGTACGTGGCGAGCTATAGCCATGGGATCGGAGGCATCGGTGGCGCGGGATTCGAGTACGCCTTCACGCGAATGTTGTCGCTGACCACGGAGCTCTCGGTAATGCAGAGTGGGATGCAGACGCACGCGTTCGAGGGTCCGATCATCACCGACCGCCACTTCGGGATGACGACGATTCGCTATACGCTCGGGTTGCGATTCAATCCCGTTCGATACGTCCGGACGCCGGGAGAGGATACTCGTTAGGCCGGAACGCTCTCCGCTTAAAGCACAAGGAACGTCTAGTGCCTGCGACGATCCGTCTGCAGGACGAAAACGCGGTCAGGCTCATCCCCCGTCGCGACGGGGAGTGTCAGCACGAGCGCATTCTGCGTTTGCGAAACATCCACAGGTTCGTCGGTCGCGAGCATCGACGCGCGGACGACGTGGGCACCGAAGCTCGGGAGCGAGAGTACTCGATCCGGCCAGCTCAGCACGTGGACGAATACCGAGTCACCGCGCTGCGTCGTGACGCCCCATTCGCGTGGCGGAATCGGCCCGCCTCGCGTCCCATAGATCGAAGCTCCGTACCGCGAGAGCCAATCGCCTAACGCCTTCAAGCGCTCGGCGGCTTCGGGTTGGATTGTCCCATCGGGGCGTGGGCCGATGTTGAGCAGCAGGTTCGCGTCTCTCCCCGCAGCACGCACGAGATAGCCGATCAGCTCGCGCGGCGACTTCCAGCTCGTGTCGGTGATGTTGAACCCCCACGAACCGTTCATCGTCAACGACGTCTCGAGCGGCAGCGCGCCGATTTGCTTCGTGTTGAAGCCGGCGGTATTGGCGCCAGGCAGATCCTGCTCGAAGGTCTGCACATCTTCGCCGGGTAACGGCAGCTGATGATGATTCGGCACGATGAGCGCCGCCGGCTGGAGCGAATGGATCAACGCATAGGTTCGGTCCAGCCGCCAATTGGCGTCCGGCTTGTCCCACATGCCGTCGAACCAGATGCCGCCGATCGGACCGTAGTTCGTGAGCAGCTCGGTGAGCTGGCGATCCATGAAATCCAGATAGCGGTTCCAGTCACCGTTCTCCGGACGGCCCGTTGAAAGACCCGTGCGTCCGCGCGGCCAATAATCGGGGTGATGCCAGTCGAGTTGAGAATAGTAGAAAAAGAGCTTGATGCCCTGCCGGCGGCATTCCTCCGCCAGCTCCCTGAGCGGATCACGTGCGAACGGCGTCCAGTCGACGATGTTGTAGCGCGTCGCGTGCGTCGCGAACATCGCGAAGCCGTCGTGATGGCGACTCGTGATCGTGATGTACCGAGCGCCGGCGCGCTTCGCGATCGAGACCCACTCGTGCGCGTTGAACTTGACCGGATTGAAGGTCGACGCCAACCACTCGTATCGGTCGACGGTAATGCCGCGGTTCTGCATCACCCACTCGCCCTGGCCGAGGAGGCTGTACACACCCCAATGGATGAACATGCCGAATTTGGCATCGCGAAACCATGCGCGCGCCGCGGACCGCTCGGGAGGGATGTCGTTAGGTGCGACTTGCGCCCGCACGGTCGAGCGGGTGAGGACGAACAGCGCAACCGTGAGAAAGACGCGTTTTACGCTCGGCATGTCTCGAATGTCGTCAACGTGGTGCTATGCAAGCGCACTCGCAGGGGGCCCTGCATGCGTGATGAAGGCGCTCGCGTCGGCGGCCCGGCTCGGAAACGCGCTCGTGTACTGCTCGAGCCACCGGCGGACAAAATCGTCTGCGTCCGACGCACGCACCAGAGCGTAGACGCTGCCGCCGAACCCGGCGCCGAACGCCGAGGCGGCGACGGCTCCCGTCTCGCGCGCCATGCGCGCCAGGGCGATCGTCTCCGGGATCTGGTTCGAGAGTAATCGCGCCGCCCCTGCCTGCGACTCGTCGACAAGCGCACCGAGCCGATCGAGATCGCTCGTTGCGAGTGCGTCACCTGCCTCCTGAACGAGACGTGATTCGTTATTGAACTGCTCGACACGGTCGAGCACTTCGCGCCGGCTCCCCAACATCTCGCGGAAATCGGCGACGCCGCCCGGCGCCTCTTCCAGTGCGGCGCTGAGTGTTGCGGCGTGGCTGTGGGTTGCCTCCCGCCATACGTTGAGCGCCTGGGCGGCGAGCGCCGAAGCGCGGTTGTACCGCTCGAGGGCGCCACCCGCTTTGGCCGCCACAACACCGCTCGACACCACAGCCAACACGTGGTCGTTCGGCAACGGCACCATGCGGTCGCAGCGAACTGGCAGGTAGCTGTATTGCACGAGCGCGCCCGGCCGAGAACAGAGAATCGCCGTATGATCCTGACTTCCGCCCTGAGTCCCGACGCCGGCATCGCCAGCAAGCCTTCCATAGCCGGACCCGTTCTCGACGGCGCCCAGGTAACCGGCGAGCTCCTCGACGCCACGAATCGCAGCCTGATATTCCAGACGTGCTTCGAGATCGTTCGCATCGGAGAGCGCGAGGAAGGTCGCCACCATGAGTGCACTCGAGCTACTTAACCCTGCTGCGGAAGGCAAATCGCTCGCAAACGCGAGATCGACTCCACGACGCGTTCCGGGAAAGTTCCGCGCAACGCGACGACTTACCGTCAGCGGGTAGTTCGACCAGTGACCGCGCGGCGGCACGAGATCGGTATCGAGCTCGTGCTCGACGCTGTCGCCGGAATTCGCGTCGCGAAAGCGAAGTCGCCGATCGCTCGGCGCGGCGGCGACCGCGAAGCCACGCTCCACCGCGCAGACGAGGCTTGGACCGCCCGCGTAATCGGTGTGCTTGCCGAGGAACTCGATGCGACCGGGCACCCACCAGATGCGCGCGTCACGTGCTTCCGGCCCGAGGGCATCGAGCGCGCGATCGAACAGTGCTGCTTTCGACTCGAGCGCACCGCTGGTCAGGCCGATCGCGCCCAGTCGTAACGCAATTGCTTTGACAATTGAGCTCACAGCTTCGCGAGAAGCTTGCGTTGGTTCGCGAGAATCTGATCGAGTTTCTTTTGATTGTTGGCAATGCGATCGAGCTTCTTCTGATTCGCCTCGATACGTTTCTGATTCGCGAGGATTTTTCGCTGGTTGGCGAGAATCAGTTTCTGGTTCGCGACGGTCGCATCCTGGGCCATGACGTTCTCCTTTCAGTTCAGGGTAGTCTCGTTTATGAACTGCCTGGCCTAGAGGCGAACCGGAACGCCACGAAGCCGGGCGGTCACCTCCGGAATATCGCCGCGATGCGAGAGATCGAGCACCGCTGCTCTCACCGGAAGTGCGCGAAGGCGCATACCAAGGTGCTCGATCGCCCATTGTATCGCATTCGGAAGCTCAACCTCACTTCGTGCTGACGGCGCGACCCGCCGGCACGCTTCGAGAATTGCCGGCGTCAGAAGCCAGACATTCATGCTCACGGCGGCATCCGGACCAAAGGCGCGCTCCGTTTCCGCATCCGGCTTCTCGACGACTCGGCGTAAGTAGCCGTCATCGTCGACGTCGAGCAGTGCGTAACGCGCTATGCGCTCCGGGGGAATGTTGCCGTCGCGAATGAGGGCGTCGCGCTCGAAGGCAGGCAGCGCCGGCTCGCGTTCGGCGCGGAGCAGTCGCAACACCTCGGGTGGATAATAATTGTCGGCATTGAGGACGACAAACGCGTCCTCACCAATGAAGCCTGAAGCAGCGAGAAGGGCGTCGGCAGTGCCTAACGGCTTCTCCTGGATCGCGAAGTTCACTCGAACGCGGCTCGGCGGATTCTTCTCGTAATACTCGCGCACGACGCCGTGCTCCGGGCCGATGACGAGGCAGGCCTCGGTAAATCCCGCATCGGCGAGCGCGCTGAGGACGTAATCCAGAAAAGGCCGATCGATCGCGATCATCGCCTTGAGTCCGGTGTCGGCGACGGCGGCCTGCTCACGGCTCAGTTGCGCCCGGTCGTCGGCGACGCGCATTCGCGTGCCCAGGCCGCGGGCGAGGATGACGGCCTTGGTCGGTGCCGAGGACATCGCCTTCTCCGCGGTGCCGTCCGAGCGCGACCAGAGTCGCGGCAGGAGCCTAACGAGGTAGATGCCGCTTGCGACGAAGAGGACGATCCAGATCGCGCCCTGCGCCAACCGCCCGTACAACAAGCTCCCTGACCCAAAGAGTGCGGCGTACACGAAGGTGCAGCCGGCCACCCACGCAAGCAGCGATTGCGCGAGGGAATCGGGCGACGGCCCGAGGCCGCCGCGCTCGCGGACCTCGCGCCAGCCCGGGCCTGGTGGTCGCACGAGTGCGTAGAAGCGCTCAAGGGTCACCGCATCCGTCGGCTCGGTGAGGTACGTCGCCACAACCCAGCTCACGGTCGTGACGATAATCGTCACGAGGAGCACCGTGGTCGCATCGATCGTTGCACCGGCCTTCTGAGCCACGAAGAACGCAATGGACACGATGAACGAGCTCGCCATTGCGGCGATCTCGCTCCACGCATTGATCCGCCACCAGAACCAGCGAAGGAGATAGATCAATCCAGTTCCGGCACCAATCGACATGAGCAGATTGAAGCTCTGCTGCGCCGACGTGAGCACGAACGTCACGCCGGCGGCCGCCAGCATGAGCAAACCAGTAATGATTCGGCCGACGAACACGTAGTGCCGCTCGTCCGCGCTCGGCCGCACGAAGCGTCGATAGAAATCGTGGACGATGTACGACGTGCCCCAATTCAAGTGCGTCGACAGCGTCGAGACGTATGCGGCCAGCATCCCCGCGATCATCACACCGAGGAATCCCGTCGGCAGAAACTTGAGCATTGCCGAATACGCCATGTCGTGACCAATGAGATGACGATCGACGTACGGGAACGTGGCCGCGATATCTGAGAGGTTTGGGAAAACGATCATCGACGAGAGTGCGACGATGATCCACGGCCACGGACGCAACGCGTAGTGCATCACGGTGAAGAAGAGCGTACCAGACAACGCGTCGCGCTCGCTCTTGGCCGCCAGCATGCGCTGGGCGATGTAACTCCCTCCCCCTGGCTCGGCGCCGGGATACCAGACCGACCACCATTGCACGGTGAGCGGAATGACGAGCAGCGACGCGGTGAGCTTCCAGTCGCCGAAATCGGGAAGGACGTTGAGCGTCCGTTCCGGAATCTTGTGAAAGAGTCCGGTCAGGCCACCCACTTCGGGCTGCTTCACGGCAAAGTAGGCGGCGGCAAACGAGCCGGTCATCGCAACACCGAATTGAATCAGATCCGTCACCATCACGCCCCACAGTCCCGACGTCGCCGCAAAGGCGATGTTGAGTACTGTGCAAACGGCGAGCGTCTGCATCATTGGCCAGCCGAGGACCACGTTCGCGATCTTGACGGCGGCGAGGTTCACTGCCGCCATGATCATGCAATTGAAGAAGAGACCCAGATACAGCGCGCGGAAACCACGAACGAACGTTGCTGGCCGTCCGGAATAGCGGATTTCGTAAAATTCGAGATCGGTGAGCACGCGCGACCGGCGCCAGAGGCGCGCGTAGAAGAAAACCGTCGCCATTCCGGTGAGGAGAAACGCCCACCATGCCCAGTTGTTCGCGACGCCGCCCTCGCGGACAAAGTTCGTGACGAGATTCGGCGTGTCGGTACTGAAGGTCGTCGCGACCATCGACACGCCGATGAGCCACCATGGCGCCGCGCGCCCCGAGGTGAAGAACTCGGCGGTGCTCTTCCCAGCGCGACGGGCAAGCAGGATCGCCGGTGTGAACGACACGGCGATCGACACGAGGACAATCAGCCAGTCGACCCTGGTGGGCTTCATGCCGTCGGCTCGGCCTGGAGGGTCAACACTTCGAACGGCGCGAGGAGCACGTCGTGCTCGGTGCCGGCGCGCAACCGCACCGGCGCGCGGCCGCTGTCGCGGAACCACGGGCTGCGCGCGACATATTGACGAGCACCTTCCGGCGGCAGCTCGAACGCGTGCTCGACGTCGAGCCCGAAGCGCTGCTGCACGCCATTCGGGTTTCGCAATGTGATAATTCCGCGCCGCGGCGACCACGACGCCCAACCGTAGACCTGAAGCTGCTTCGGGTCGCCGCCTAACCAGTGCGTGTCGACGAGCGTCGCGGCGTTGCCGCGGGACCACTTTGCGGCCTCGGCGAGGAAGGCCCACTGCGTGTTCGCGAGCGTCGGCGTGACGTACATCTCCTGGAGCTGAGTCCCTGTGCCGAAGTAGGAGTGTACCTCGTCGACGAAGTCACGATACGGATCGGCCGCGAGCTTCTTCGCGTAGCGCGCGTACACGAGGCCGTGCAGCATCAGCGAATTCAGTGGATAGAGTGCGCCGCGCCTAACGACGTGCTCGTAGGTGTCGCCGTCGCGGTAGGTGATCCACTGCTGACGATCCGTGCCGACGCCCGCAAAGTCGTGGTCCTCGCCACCGCGCCAGATCGAATCGGCGTAGCGCAGCCAGAAGGGCGACGGATAGGTCCCCGTCGTCAGGTTGATGTAGATATCCGGCTTCTCGGTGCGCAGTGATTCGATGAGATGAATCGCGGCGTCGAAGTCGCTGTCGAACGTACTCCCCGGAAATGCCCTCGAGGCATTGCCGGTGCCATCGAACTTGAACTGATTGACGCCGAACTCGCGTATCATCCGAAAGCAGGTCTCGCGGAATCGCTCGTAGTACTTCGGCCCGGAGAGGGCGAAACCACCCTCGTTCGTCTCGAACCCCTGCTGCTGCGCGAACTCGAGGCGCTTCTTCTTGGGATCGCCGTATCCGCCCCAGGGTGACATCCAGATGCCGGGCCCCGCGCCGT contains:
- a CDS encoding YihY/virulence factor BrkB family protein gives rise to the protein MAWCLPGTAAMVIKGFHVGRLLKEVGKAIWADNILTIAAAVAYNFFFSIFPLLLFAAPLLSLVGNKQVLFGWILQQLATTVPPAAYTMLAGVAHDVVFAPSAPGLVSIGALLTAYSASNIFGSLMGALNIAYHVKNDRRPWWKQRLIQLGMVVVAGGLLAIAAAVMMAGPNIVETVARVTRLSGLTKWGWMIVQYPLAFTFLVVAFWLMYYILPDFPQHKRQITVGAIIAAALWVIATSLFRLYVVHFTTFNKAYGTIGGVLLLLTWMYYSMVVVLAGGELNAELAKGTAEVAPQPKTEYDKQVAAAQSERAAQDRHEEKKKEQKEVRSAAKREQLAKE
- a CDS encoding 50S ribosome-binding protein YggL, which gives rise to MSPACPVFGFLIRVRLRAGTDADDFSRRLSEFLFSRALVVTGSLSALVVAGEGMQATDADRDAVLEWLVQRPDVAHADVGPLSDVGTVA
- a CDS encoding alpha/beta hydrolase; protein product: MRVKRSLSPWLFAIAPALANGQTHQLVDIGGYRLDVLRSGSGTPAVVFEAGLGDSLDTWSPIWPTIAKSATVIAYSRAGFGRSETGPADRSARQEVTELHELLTRLRLPTPFVLVGRSYGSILVRLYTSRYPKDVAGLVIVEGTHEQQVKRWGMIDSSYPAAFRQFFDSILKTTPPGAQAAETRETVRIQAAGAVEGLTPLPDIPIAVITSMKADPKAPYVNGRPEGHVVWRALHDEWFQRSRNGLHIETTHSGHDTQHEEPQLVIDAIHFVLDRVRAP
- a CDS encoding isoprenylcysteine carboxylmethyltransferase family protein yields the protein MLTPIPFTWPLGLVFWLVFLWAFWPEFRILREARRAERNTDAAARDPSFGPLVMGQRVEMLVVIVVALYLPRLAMQHYRTTVFVVGLVILVAASLLRRHCFRMLGADFRGAVTVRPDQPVVERGAYRFLRHPSYAAALLLHLGFALCLTHWGSLVIVLLAAPPLFVYRIRVEERALVERLGAPYTAYMARTRRLVPGIW
- a CDS encoding MFS transporter; amino-acid sequence: MINRRALFAVSCVSLFTFGIVLTTLGAVLPSIIERFGIDKTAAGSLFLLNTFGIVIGSIVFGPIVDRNGYKEMLVVSTALIILGLEAIAFAPSMNWLRAAVLMTGFGAGIINGGANALVADISVDGRTAGLSKLHVFFGAGAVGVPFALGILLGRFTYSILIAAVGALCVIPLVITAVPHFPTPKQAQGFPIATAKALLRDPVLLTFGVMLFLESGMEITVGGWTATFFKEELLISDQRALVYLALYWSGLMVGRIALSAVVRRVTASRVLAGGITIAFIAAWIVITTHDPSFAALGVFLLGLGFSATFPVVLGLIADRHVALSGTAFSVAMVMALTGGMLMPYLTGVLGTAYGLRGSFLIVPAALLGLATLLGVASSRLVRHPRPAA
- a CDS encoding alpha-L-fucosidase, with the translated sequence MPSVKRVFLTVALFVLTRSTVRAQVAPNDIPPERSAARAWFRDAKFGMFIHWGVYSLLGQGEWVMQNRGITVDRYEWLASTFNPVKFNAHEWVSIAKRAGARYITITSRHHDGFAMFATHATRYNIVDWTPFARDPLRELAEECRRQGIKLFFYYSQLDWHHPDYWPRGRTGLSTGRPENGDWNRYLDFMDRQLTELLTNYGPIGGIWFDGMWDKPDANWRLDRTYALIHSLQPAALIVPNHHQLPLPGEDVQTFEQDLPGANTAGFNTKQIGALPLETSLTMNGSWGFNITDTSWKSPRELIGYLVRAAGRDANLLLNIGPRPDGTIQPEAAERLKALGDWLSRYGASIYGTRGGPIPPREWGVTTQRGDSVFVHVLSWPDRVLSLPSFGAHVVRASMLATDEPVDVSQTQNALVLTLPVATGDEPDRVFVLQTDRRRH
- a CDS encoding galactokinase family protein, which gives rise to MSSIVKAIALRLGAIGLTSGALESKAALFDRALDALGPEARDARIWWVPGRIEFLGKHTDYAGGPSLVCAVERGFAVAAAPSDRRLRFRDANSGDSVEHELDTDLVPPRGHWSNYPLTVSRRVARNFPGTRRGVDLAFASDLPSAAGLSSSSALMVATFLALSDANDLEARLEYQAAIRGVEELAGYLGAVENGSGYGRLAGDAGVGTQGGSQDHTAILCSRPGALVQYSYLPVRCDRMVPLPNDHVLAVVSSGVVAAKAGGALERYNRASALAAQALNVWREATHSHAATLSAALEEAPGGVADFREMLGSRREVLDRVEQFNNESRLVQEAGDALATSDLDRLGALVDESQAGAARLLSNQIPETIALARMARETGAVAASAFGAGFGGSVYALVRASDADDFVRRWLEQYTSAFPSRAADASAFITHAGPPASALA